In Plasmodium cynomolgi strain B DNA, scaffold: 0487, whole genome shotgun sequence, the genomic window aaattttacatataactGCCGTATAATatgttgcaaatttttttaaaaaaagcaattatattaaatataaaacagagatatatatgcacaaattaTTTCGTAAAAATATCTGATatggaaaagataaaaaacaagaaagagttatacaattttttagaaatttatgaaagtataaaaaaaacgttgaataataacaataaaggcaaaaaagaaaaatattgtgGATACATAAAGAACCTATTTTGATTATATAAGAAGATGGAAGAAGAtcaattttcaaatataacTCATTCATACTGCATGGaagtaaattatttcaaaaaaagaaaaattaatgttGTTGCTGTTTTATCGTTCTTAGAAAAGGATGGTTCTAGAAAGGGTATAAAATCAATATTCaacgcagaaaaaataaataaaattttgtttctaCAAGAATCAGATGAGTTTGAGAAGCTACCTCCAATTTCCATAAGAAGAACAGTGATTAATGTAAGTGTATACTGCAATAATTGCattcaaaatgaataattatgatttttaaatataatcattATGCACAATTATTTTAAACGTACTAaaccaaataaaaacaaacaaaaatagaTATCATTTGATACGAAACATTTCCTAGacacataaataattttacctACTAAATATTAACGatgatataataaataaataaacttCCCAGACCGTGTacattaaaatgaataaaaaaaatatacaatgaACCTAAAACCGAATTATGCAAACTAATCCCAAAC contains:
- a CDS encoding hypothetical protein (putative), with amino-acid sequence MVMLIKNFTYNCPIILNIKQRYICTNYFVKISDMEKIKNKKELYNFLEIYESIKKTLNNNNKGKKEKYCGYIKNLF